One Paenibacillus urinalis DNA segment encodes these proteins:
- a CDS encoding sugar O-acetyltransferase: MKENKEKVYYERGTVELREKSIRAQKLVKAYNDCDPEDEQEKERLIRELFGSVCEGFSIDHNFHCDLGYNIHVGRYFYAGYNCTILDMAEVRIGDDCMIAPNVGIYTAGHNVNPKDRNKSGYGIPVTIGNNVWIGGHCAILPGVSIGDNSIVAAGSIVTKDVPANTIVAGNPAKVLKHITE; encoded by the coding sequence ATGAAAGAAAATAAAGAAAAGGTCTATTACGAACGAGGAACGGTGGAACTTCGAGAAAAAAGCATAAGAGCCCAAAAGCTTGTGAAGGCTTATAATGACTGCGATCCGGAAGATGAGCAAGAGAAAGAACGATTGATTAGAGAACTATTTGGCAGCGTATGTGAAGGTTTTAGTATCGATCATAATTTTCACTGTGATTTGGGTTATAACATTCATGTTGGCCGTTACTTCTATGCAGGGTACAATTGCACCATATTGGATATGGCAGAGGTTCGTATCGGTGATGATTGCATGATAGCACCTAATGTCGGCATTTACACGGCTGGTCATAATGTTAATCCAAAGGACCGAAATAAATCTGGTTACGGTATTCCTGTAACGATTGGAAATAATGTTTGGATTGGAGGGCACTGTGCAATTCTTCCAGGTGTTTCAATAGGTGATAATTCCATTGTGGCAGCTGGTTCAATTGTAACGAAAGATGTGCCAGCAAACACGATAGTCGCGGGTAATCCGGCCAAGGTGCTCAAGCACATTACAGAATGA
- a CDS encoding DUF4367 domain-containing protein, with product MSRWIISLIFICWISVGINNNLLIASTKPTLTFSDFELYKLKTIADFKLFTPSSSVQSYKLEIKEPYPFDHSRSVSKVRLHFFDESGKTYLFGIEEHKAVGYKMNRVVTNIDLRNQSSTTRTIVEEFKFNGHGEKINMNGIEGRFEQWANHKSGGYLRWIQDGTFIEIQSGDLTKEEMILIAISMK from the coding sequence TTGTCTAGATGGATTATTTCATTGATTTTTATTTGTTGGATTTCTGTTGGAATCAACAATAACTTACTCATCGCATCAACTAAACCTACGCTAACTTTTTCGGATTTTGAATTGTATAAGTTAAAAACTATTGCTGATTTCAAACTTTTTACACCGTCTTCCTCCGTTCAAAGCTATAAATTAGAAATTAAGGAACCATATCCGTTTGATCATAGTCGATCAGTCTCAAAAGTTAGACTTCATTTTTTTGATGAATCAGGAAAGACATATCTGTTTGGAATTGAAGAACATAAGGCAGTTGGATATAAAATGAACCGGGTTGTCACTAACATCGATCTTCGCAACCAATCAAGTACAACAAGAACTATAGTCGAGGAATTTAAGTTTAATGGACATGGAGAGAAAATTAACATGAATGGAATAGAAGGGCGATTTGAACAATGGGCTAACCATAAATCAGGAGGATACCTACGATGGATACAAGATGGTACTTTCATTGAAATCCAAAGCGGAGATTTAACTAAAGAGGAAATGATCTTGATAGCAATATCAATGAAATGA
- the ltrA gene encoding group II intron reverse transcriptase/maturase yields the protein MNAKRLTTPKENVQQLQKKLGHAAKENKKRRFHALYDKVYRMDVLEEAWRRVRANKGSAGVDGETFSDIEEKGEAFFLYECQRHLKENKYHPQPVRRHYIPKKDGKQRPLGIPTVRDRVIQMAAKLVMEPIFEADFQESSFGFRPKRSAKGALDRIRKACNRKGNWVVDVDIQGYFDNINQEKLMKLVEMRISDRRVLKLVRKWLNAGVMEEGKIRRSDLGTPQGGVISPLLANIYLNYFDILWERHGSENGELTRYADDFVVVCKTKKDADRAYALIRAIMERLELTLHPTKTRIVGLWTGEEGFDFLGMHHRKTKAETSSGRVYYTTQQWLCSKAEERIREVVKERLAPSSQRHKSLAEHIGWLNPKIQGWRNYYHTSYSQRKMAKLDWYIVLRLAKWYAKKRQRSRWQSAVQEVRNMASQCGLKTLL from the coding sequence GTGAATGCCAAACGGCTAACGACACCAAAGGAAAACGTTCAACAACTCCAGAAGAAACTAGGTCATGCGGCCAAGGAAAACAAAAAGCGCAGATTCCACGCGTTGTACGACAAGGTCTATCGAATGGATGTATTAGAGGAAGCCTGGCGGAGAGTACGAGCTAACAAAGGATCGGCTGGCGTCGATGGAGAAACATTTTCGGATATTGAGGAAAAGGGAGAAGCGTTTTTCCTGTACGAATGCCAACGACACTTGAAGGAAAACAAATACCATCCACAGCCCGTCCGCCGGCACTACATTCCGAAGAAAGACGGGAAGCAAAGACCGCTGGGCATCCCAACCGTCCGAGACCGCGTCATCCAGATGGCAGCGAAACTGGTCATGGAACCGATCTTTGAAGCGGACTTTCAGGAATCCTCATTTGGGTTCCGTCCAAAACGAAGTGCGAAAGGGGCACTGGACCGAATCCGAAAAGCCTGCAACCGAAAAGGAAATTGGGTGGTCGACGTCGACATCCAAGGTTACTTCGACAACATCAACCAAGAGAAACTGATGAAACTGGTAGAGATGCGAATCAGCGACAGGCGCGTCCTGAAGCTGGTAAGGAAGTGGCTGAACGCGGGAGTGATGGAGGAAGGAAAGATCAGGCGATCCGATCTGGGTACACCACAAGGTGGTGTGATATCCCCCCTGCTAGCGAATATCTATTTGAATTATTTTGATATTCTGTGGGAACGACATGGCAGTGAAAATGGGGAACTTACGCGTTACGCGGATGACTTCGTTGTCGTATGCAAAACGAAGAAAGATGCAGATCGGGCGTATGCACTCATACGTGCGATTATGGAGCGTCTGGAACTGACCTTGCATCCGACGAAAACGCGGATCGTAGGATTATGGACAGGAGAAGAAGGGTTTGATTTTCTAGGCATGCATCATCGCAAGACGAAAGCTGAGACATCCTCCGGAAGAGTGTACTACACCACGCAGCAGTGGCTGTGCAGTAAAGCGGAGGAACGCATCCGGGAAGTGGTAAAAGAGCGCTTAGCTCCGTCCAGCCAAAGACACAAGTCACTCGCGGAGCACATAGGTTGGCTGAATCCGAAGATTCAGGGGTGGCGCAATTACTACCACACGTCCTACAGCCAACGAAAAATGGCGAAGTTAGATTGGTACATTGTGCTGCGTTTGGCAAAGTGGTATGCAAAGAAAAGACAACGTTCTCGGTGGCAAAGTGCAGTCCAAGAAGTGAGGAACATGGCGAGTCAATGTGGACTCAAAACGCTTTTGTAA
- a CDS encoding MORN repeat-containing protein: MSFKVFENEMPDVCSLAYHAEYILEFDHILALNHLKEIGRLIVKKILLNENVEIDDSEPFINLSALMEIEILPFSMVTTLKKLEYLDTRESFIFIEKNKVRTLILEIFDLTAWYYKTFVNDQFVPPPLLLEPQIGTVVTQSEHETKPNLIKSVIHIDNKRVEGVWESVKENQICIEYESGETYLGQMMNGLKCGTGVYRWSDGSKYEGQWFNDKEYGFGVKEYANGDFYRGEWKDGLYDGNGIYKWNDGTVYEGGWVDNLEHGYGTKIHRDGYVQKGFWTRGELVFNKDQLNQRKPLITD; the protein is encoded by the coding sequence ATGAGCTTTAAAGTGTTTGAAAACGAAATGCCGGATGTCTGTTCTTTAGCATATCATGCTGAATATATATTAGAATTTGACCACATCTTAGCTTTAAATCATTTGAAAGAAATAGGACGGTTAATCGTTAAAAAGATTCTACTAAATGAGAATGTAGAAATTGATGATTCTGAGCCTTTTATTAATTTATCTGCACTAATGGAAATTGAAATTTTACCTTTTTCCATGGTGACAACGCTGAAGAAGTTAGAATACTTGGATACTAGAGAAAGCTTTATTTTCATTGAAAAAAATAAAGTGAGAACACTTATTTTAGAAATTTTCGATCTGACAGCTTGGTATTACAAAACCTTCGTAAACGACCAATTTGTACCGCCCCCCTTGTTGCTTGAACCCCAAATAGGAACAGTAGTTACTCAATCTGAACATGAGACAAAACCTAATTTGATAAAGTCCGTAATTCATATCGACAACAAAAGGGTTGAAGGAGTATGGGAAAGTGTAAAGGAGAATCAAATATGTATTGAATATGAATCAGGTGAAACTTACCTCGGGCAAATGATGAACGGATTAAAATGTGGAACCGGGGTGTATCGTTGGTCAGATGGATCAAAATATGAAGGACAATGGTTTAATGATAAGGAATATGGTTTTGGTGTTAAAGAATACGCAAATGGTGATTTTTATCGTGGAGAATGGAAAGATGGGCTGTACGATGGAAACGGAATATATAAATGGAATGATGGTACTGTTTATGAAGGCGGTTGGGTAGATAATTTAGAACATGGCTATGGGACCAAAATTCATCGGGATGGATATGTGCAAAAAGGATTTTGGACACGTGGGGAGTTAGTCTTTAATAAAGATCAGCTTAACCAAAGAAAGCCTTTAATCACTGATTAG
- a CDS encoding M56 family metallopeptidase translates to MNSYSKILFDPKRAVGVGIAICSLVLFQMGYVIYHQLQDVPSNHNIILLLQATFTDVFVNHVTAEMIINAFITFSVFTLGYQVFNQYFRYKGMKELFFQMEELDLSTEYSERYKSLNIKIKVISNQNKIAMSAGFFKSDIILSTSLLDQFNDEEIRAIIYHEYYHCFKRHPFYTVLLKILSECYVFLPVIKSLVNYYEIQMELKADQYVIEQMKSTRQIGNVLLNLIKEHKSEPLFKGVHLAHVAINYRLQQILTPDTKLIIPILDKHTILISLITPLIMGIIILIINCT, encoded by the coding sequence ATGAATAGTTATTCGAAAATACTGTTTGATCCAAAGCGGGCAGTAGGAGTAGGGATAGCTATTTGCAGTTTGGTTCTTTTTCAGATGGGCTATGTTATATACCATCAACTTCAAGATGTGCCAAGTAACCATAATATAATTCTATTGCTTCAAGCTACATTTACAGATGTATTTGTTAATCATGTAACTGCCGAAATGATCATTAATGCTTTTATCACCTTTTCAGTTTTTACGCTTGGTTATCAAGTATTTAATCAATATTTTCGCTATAAGGGTATGAAGGAACTCTTTTTCCAAATGGAGGAGTTGGATTTATCTACTGAGTACTCAGAAAGATACAAGTCATTAAATATAAAAATAAAAGTGATATCAAATCAAAACAAAATAGCAATGTCAGCTGGATTCTTCAAATCCGACATTATCCTTTCCACAAGTCTGTTAGATCAGTTTAATGATGAGGAAATCAGGGCAATCATTTATCACGAATACTATCATTGTTTTAAACGACATCCCTTTTATACGGTTCTTTTAAAAATACTCTCTGAATGTTATGTTTTTCTACCGGTGATAAAAAGTTTAGTTAACTACTATGAAATCCAAATGGAATTAAAAGCAGATCAATATGTAATAGAACAGATGAAGAGTACAAGACAGATAGGAAACGTTTTATTGAATTTGATCAAGGAGCATAAAAGTGAACCACTATTTAAAGGTGTGCATCTTGCTCATGTAGCTATAAATTATCGTCTACAACAGATTCTCACTCCTGATACTAAGCTGATCATTCCTATTTTAGATAAACATACGATTCTTATCTCTTTGATCACGCCATTAATTATGGGAATAATAATTCTGATTATCAACTGTACCTAA
- a CDS encoding BlaI/MecI/CopY family transcriptional regulator, whose protein sequence is MRVKRFHLDEEGINKFFGSLEAKIMEILWSNGKMTIKQVHELINAESPISLNAVMTVMTRLTDKEYLIKESSGRGRTRLTYFSAPTTKEEFIQEQTQAVTNGLIADFGSYMVRNLIDSLDKADPDLIQQLENKLKELKNE, encoded by the coding sequence ATGCGAGTAAAGAGATTCCATCTAGATGAAGAAGGTATCAATAAATTTTTTGGTTCGTTAGAGGCTAAAATAATGGAGATATTGTGGAGCAACGGGAAAATGACGATTAAACAAGTTCATGAATTAATAAACGCTGAATCCCCTATCTCACTGAACGCAGTCATGACAGTTATGACAAGACTAACTGATAAAGAATATTTAATAAAGGAATCAAGTGGCAGGGGCAGAACAAGATTAACTTATTTTTCTGCCCCCACAACAAAAGAAGAATTTATCCAGGAGCAAACCCAAGCGGTTACTAATGGACTAATTGCTGATTTTGGCTCATATATGGTTCGTAATTTAATTGATAGTCTAGACAAAGCGGATCCTGATTTAATTCAACAATTAGAGAACAAATTGAAGGAACTGAAAAATGAATAG
- a CDS encoding murein hydrolase activator EnvC family protein, producing the protein MKKTATALAISLITATILSPAYSHAASSISDIDNELEKLEQQSNSATSEQEKAEKKKQEAVYYKQKQETYLKSIMKQIDNVSNELATVSYNIETTEENLRNTKKELQAAEERIAAREDLLESRVRLMYTDGTVSYLDVLLSSTSLTDFLQRMDSLKMIVDQDQNLLVEHKKDKQLVVEKKQQLDKQYTEHKRLYAEKKAHKAELASKEQEKQKLIAGYEKEIETQSELSDKQDQMLVEIASKRSELVQEKNALKEEQAARAAKAKAAAEEAERKKTLQKVSSSNTKSSSSSSSNGGGVLGMPIQGAIISSNFGPRVHPITGEVGKMHNGTDFAAPQGTSIYAAEEGVVIMAEWYGGYGNTVIVDHGDGLWTLYPHIRENGTLVKEGESVSRGQKIAEVGSTGNSTGPHLHFEVRVNGTPQNPLSYL; encoded by the coding sequence TTGAAAAAGACAGCAACTGCACTTGCAATAAGTTTGATTACAGCCACTATTCTTAGCCCTGCTTATAGTCATGCAGCGTCAAGCATCAGTGATATTGATAATGAGTTGGAAAAGCTCGAACAACAGTCTAATTCGGCAACATCAGAGCAGGAAAAAGCTGAAAAGAAAAAGCAGGAAGCCGTTTACTATAAGCAAAAGCAAGAAACATATTTGAAGAGCATCATGAAGCAAATAGATAACGTAAGCAATGAGCTTGCAACTGTCTCCTACAATATTGAAACAACGGAAGAAAACTTACGCAATACAAAAAAAGAATTACAAGCTGCAGAAGAGAGGATTGCTGCTCGTGAGGACTTACTAGAATCCCGAGTACGTTTGATGTACACGGATGGTACAGTTTCCTATTTGGATGTATTGTTATCATCTACAAGCCTCACCGATTTTCTACAGCGTATGGATTCTTTAAAAATGATAGTAGACCAAGACCAAAATCTATTAGTTGAACACAAGAAAGATAAGCAGCTTGTTGTAGAGAAGAAACAGCAACTTGATAAGCAGTATACAGAGCATAAACGGCTATACGCAGAGAAGAAAGCTCATAAAGCGGAGCTAGCTAGTAAAGAGCAAGAAAAGCAGAAGCTGATTGCTGGATATGAGAAAGAGATTGAAACACAAAGTGAACTCAGTGATAAGCAAGATCAAATGTTGGTTGAAATTGCGTCAAAACGGTCGGAACTGGTTCAGGAAAAAAATGCGTTGAAAGAAGAGCAGGCTGCAAGAGCTGCGAAGGCGAAAGCCGCTGCAGAAGAGGCAGAGAGAAAAAAAACACTGCAAAAGGTTTCTAGCTCCAATACTAAATCGAGCTCCAGCAGTTCTTCCAACGGAGGTGGAGTGCTAGGAATGCCGATTCAAGGTGCAATCATTTCCTCTAACTTTGGTCCACGTGTTCACCCTATAACAGGTGAGGTAGGGAAAATGCATAATGGGACAGATTTCGCTGCCCCTCAGGGTACGAGTATTTATGCAGCAGAAGAAGGTGTGGTCATTATGGCAGAGTGGTATGGTGGATATGGTAATACAGTTATCGTTGATCATGGAGATGGTTTATGGACACTATATCCTCACATCAGAGAGAATGGTACTCTAGTAAAAGAAGGCGAATCTGTATCCCGCGGTCAAAAAATCGCTGAAGTGGGCTCAACTGGGAATTCAACAGGTCCACATTTGCACTTTGAAGTACGTGTAAATGGAACTCCACAAAATCCATTGAGTTATTTATAG
- a CDS encoding IS30 family transposase, translated as MSYSHLTIIERSKLEALKQLGMSARAIARELDRHHSTISRELKRNQSSDGYQAVASDERYQCLRQTQSSRGKWTETLGEEIEKRLHETWSPEQISMSYALKDKPMVSFKTIYRWLYKGRLARTTVQQLRHKGKRQKPQERRGRFLVGTSIKQRPKEIRSRETFGHWELDTVVSSRGKSKACVATFIERETRLYTAIKMPDRTALSMEIAVGVATAQHPLGTFQTATVDRGKEFACFHDLEDTHAMKVYFADPYSSWQRGSNENGNGLLREFFSKGKDFAEVSEDELEHALHLINNRPRKCLGWKTAHESFENEVSHLD; from the coding sequence ATGAGCTACTCACATCTTACCATAATAGAACGAAGTAAACTAGAAGCACTCAAGCAACTAGGGATGTCTGCTCGAGCCATTGCTCGTGAATTGGACCGACACCACTCTACGATCAGCCGAGAATTAAAACGAAATCAAAGTTCAGATGGTTATCAGGCGGTAGCTTCAGACGAGCGGTATCAGTGTCTTCGCCAAACCCAAAGTTCACGAGGGAAGTGGACGGAGACGCTTGGTGAAGAGATAGAGAAGCGACTTCATGAAACCTGGTCTCCTGAGCAAATTTCAATGAGCTATGCTCTAAAAGACAAGCCCATGGTTTCGTTCAAAACGATCTATCGGTGGCTCTATAAAGGTCGCTTGGCTCGTACGACAGTTCAACAGCTAAGGCACAAAGGCAAGAGACAGAAGCCTCAAGAAAGACGAGGTCGGTTCCTCGTAGGGACTTCTATCAAACAACGTCCCAAAGAGATTCGTTCCCGAGAAACCTTTGGTCACTGGGAACTGGATACGGTCGTGTCTAGCCGAGGGAAAAGCAAGGCTTGTGTGGCCACCTTTATCGAGCGAGAAACACGGTTGTACACCGCGATTAAAATGCCAGATCGTACCGCACTATCTATGGAAATCGCTGTAGGCGTAGCTACTGCGCAGCACCCTTTGGGCACCTTCCAAACGGCTACCGTTGACCGTGGTAAGGAGTTCGCATGCTTTCATGATCTGGAAGACACTCACGCCATGAAGGTGTATTTTGCAGATCCTTATTCCTCATGGCAACGAGGATCCAATGAGAATGGAAACGGCCTCCTTCGAGAGTTCTTCTCTAAAGGAAAGGACTTCGCAGAGGTATCTGAAGACGAGTTAGAACATGCTCTCCATCTCATTAACAACAGACCAAGAAAATGTTTAGGTTGGAAGACAGCTCACGAATCTTTTGAGAATGAAGTGTCGCACTTGGATTGA
- a CDS encoding copper resistance D family protein: protein MSWYWLGEPFLYSCLSVLFGGVIVSQVHKSVKIPNKVFILAALGVAIFSFLPVLRIILFFSDDASFGLIFKNVMLSFAEGKAYIWTLILTVLLISVLVARKGKVSTSSNILLFVLIVSIVGALSWSSHASSYFGPVGFWPQFIHLFSVAVWAGILIIAGMYMSNKAEEWKSFLSWYHPLAIVIMLIIIISGLLLNIRTDPNYFNSWVTSYGQSLLLKHLLIIPLLFIAFFNGFLIRKKLNNSAFNPRKWVTVEGIFILLIFTVTGFMNQQVAPHDLDPQMMALSASRLYLWLADGEVQVPVDFDVSLFSLVLYVIALVSIVWMYIIFRKNNTAYAALICGLIFAIVSFIGSLTLVS from the coding sequence ATGAGCTGGTATTGGTTAGGAGAGCCCTTTCTCTATAGTTGTTTGTCTGTCTTATTTGGAGGAGTCATTGTTTCGCAAGTTCATAAGTCAGTAAAAATACCTAATAAAGTGTTTATCCTAGCAGCTTTAGGAGTTGCTATTTTCTCATTTCTACCCGTACTCAGGATCATTCTCTTTTTTTCAGACGATGCAAGTTTTGGCCTTATTTTTAAAAATGTCATGTTATCTTTTGCCGAAGGAAAAGCGTATATATGGACCTTGATATTAACCGTGCTGTTAATCAGTGTATTGGTAGCAAGGAAAGGTAAAGTCAGTACAAGTAGCAATATACTACTATTTGTATTAATAGTATCTATTGTAGGAGCATTATCTTGGTCCAGCCATGCTTCCTCATATTTTGGACCGGTTGGTTTCTGGCCACAATTTATCCATTTATTTTCGGTTGCTGTTTGGGCAGGTATTCTCATTATTGCTGGTATGTACATGTCAAATAAAGCTGAAGAATGGAAGTCATTTCTGTCATGGTATCATCCTCTTGCTATCGTAATCATGCTAATTATAATAATATCTGGACTCTTATTAAATATCAGAACGGATCCGAATTATTTTAATTCATGGGTAACTTCTTATGGTCAATCCTTATTGTTAAAGCATCTTTTGATCATTCCACTTTTGTTTATTGCTTTCTTTAACGGTTTTTTAATAAGAAAGAAATTGAACAATTCTGCTTTCAACCCGAGGAAGTGGGTAACAGTTGAGGGGATATTTATTTTGCTTATTTTTACTGTAACAGGGTTTATGAATCAACAAGTTGCACCACATGATCTAGATCCTCAAATGATGGCTTTGTCAGCATCAAGATTGTACCTTTGGTTAGCAGATGGTGAGGTACAGGTGCCCGTTGACTTTGATGTAAGCCTATTTTCCTTAGTTCTCTATGTTATAGCTCTAGTTAGTATTGTATGGATGTATATTATTTTCAGAAAAAACAATACAGCGTATGCTGCTCTTATCTGCGGGCTTATATTTGCTATTGTTTCTTTTATTGGATCATTAACACTAGTTTCTTAA
- a CDS encoding copper resistance CopC family protein, with protein MKKSYQLVIIALVCILLFYFPSIALAHTQIEESFPKDGEVVTTEFSEITLTFNTSIEVLSSFKLFDQNNQEVPLNDITLDMNKMERHISDGTDLKNGEYTVEWKIVGKDGHPIEGDYNFTVDLPEEQTATSSETKITENIDTTETTGNVETTPNTEEVSASIEALPGEESNNNTWYFVGAGIILIIVIAALMRQIKRRKQ; from the coding sequence ATGAAAAAAAGTTATCAACTCGTGATTATTGCTTTGGTATGTATTTTATTATTCTACTTCCCATCAATTGCTCTTGCTCATACTCAAATTGAGGAGTCCTTTCCTAAAGATGGTGAGGTTGTTACCACAGAATTTAGTGAGATCACTTTGACGTTTAATACGAGTATAGAAGTGTTAAGCTCCTTTAAGTTATTTGATCAAAATAACCAAGAGGTCCCTTTAAATGATATAACCCTGGATATGAATAAGATGGAGAGACATATATCGGATGGAACTGATCTTAAAAACGGTGAATACACGGTTGAATGGAAAATAGTCGGGAAGGACGGTCACCCGATTGAAGGCGATTATAACTTTACAGTGGACCTGCCCGAAGAGCAAACAGCGACAAGCTCAGAAACCAAAATAACTGAGAATATTGATACCACTGAAACCACTGGAAATGTCGAAACTACACCAAACACGGAGGAAGTCTCAGCCTCTATTGAGGCTCTCCCTGGAGAAGAGAGTAACAATAATACCTGGTATTTTGTTGGGGCAGGGATTATCCTCATTATCGTTATAGCAGCATTAATGAGACAAATAAAACGGAGGAAACAATGA